One Streptococcus sp. S1 DNA window includes the following coding sequences:
- a CDS encoding AAA family ATPase gives MKKERIALVFGTFAPLHQGHIDLIQRAKRQCDRVRVIVSGYEGDRGEEVGLTLQKRFRYIREAFSNDELTQVYKLDETELPRYPLGWEPWLQTALDTIQYQTETEELIFYVGEKAYKEELEARGFEVHLEERRFGISATMIRENPSKYWKYIAQPFRRQFTKKVLIMGSASNGKTTLAKDLARFYDAPVSLEYAREYQIKNNVRDDELTPKDYYYLLLGQYDQTSKLIDSSANRGLVIADTNSLVTKGYYDYYMEVEGQDTGMTDTFDNLFVSILSKEKWDLILFVQPIGSYVNDGFRDMTMADEEIRTSFSNYLDQLRQQYLGNIPTTFLASDYLGNYEEAKKVIDAIYQAD, from the coding sequence ATGAAAAAAGAAAGAATTGCCCTGGTTTTTGGAACCTTTGCGCCTCTTCATCAAGGGCATATTGACCTGATCCAGCGGGCCAAGCGTCAGTGTGATCGCGTTCGTGTCATCGTTTCCGGTTATGAAGGGGACCGTGGTGAAGAAGTGGGACTGACTTTACAAAAACGCTTCCGTTATATCCGCGAAGCCTTCTCAAATGATGAATTGACCCAAGTCTATAAGTTAGATGAGACAGAACTTCCTCGTTATCCTTTGGGCTGGGAGCCTTGGTTACAAACAGCCCTAGATACCATCCAGTATCAAACAGAGACAGAAGAGTTGATCTTTTATGTAGGGGAGAAAGCTTATAAGGAAGAGTTGGAAGCTAGAGGGTTTGAAGTTCACTTAGAAGAGCGTCGCTTCGGAATCTCTGCTACCATGATCCGGGAAAATCCAAGCAAATACTGGAAATACATCGCTCAGCCCTTCCGTCGCCAGTTCACGAAAAAAGTCTTGATCATGGGGAGCGCCAGCAACGGGAAAACGACCCTTGCAAAGGACTTGGCTCGCTTTTACGATGCACCTGTTAGTCTGGAGTATGCCCGTGAATACCAGATAAAAAACAATGTTCGCGATGATGAGCTCACGCCCAAAGATTACTATTACCTACTCTTAGGACAGTATGATCAAACCTCCAAGCTCATCGATAGTAGTGCCAATCGAGGTCTTGTCATCGCCGATACCAATTCCCTGGTAACCAAGGGTTATTACGACTACTACATGGAGGTCGAAGGCCAGGATACCGGCATGACCGATACCTTCGACAACCTCTTTGTCAGTATTCTGTCCAAAGAAAAATGGGATTTGATCCTCTTTGTCCAGCCGATCGGCTCTTATGTCAATGATGGTTTCCGAGACATGACTATGGCTGACGAAGAGATCCGCACCAGCTTTTCAAATTACCTAGACCAATTGCGTCAGCAATACCTAGGGAACATTCCGACCACTTTCCTCGCATCAGACTATCTCGGCAACTACGAAGAAGCCAAGAAGGTGATCGATGCCATCTACCAAGCCGACTAA
- a CDS encoding DUF4430 domain-containing protein, which translates to MLKKTISSLMTLLAALLLASCAPSHSTNNQTTASSKEVAKKNEISITISVTPEGQKAQSKTLKVAEESNLMKVLKANYKIEEKNGLITSIDGHSQDESKGLYWMYKINGEMAPKGATETTVKKGDKIEFYQEVYK; encoded by the coding sequence ATGTTGAAAAAAACCATTTCTAGCTTGATGACCTTACTTGCAGCTCTTCTTTTAGCGAGTTGCGCTCCGTCTCATAGTACAAACAATCAAACAACTGCTTCTAGCAAAGAAGTTGCCAAGAAAAACGAAATTTCGATTACGATTAGTGTGACGCCAGAAGGTCAGAAAGCGCAATCAAAAACCTTGAAAGTGGCAGAAGAGAGCAACCTTATGAAAGTGCTCAAAGCCAACTACAAGATTGAAGAAAAAAATGGCCTGATCACCTCGATTGACGGTCACAGCCAAGATGAATCCAAAGGCCTTTACTGGATGTACAAGATCAATGGTGAAATGGCTCCAAAAGGTGCCACTGAAACCACCGTTAAAAAAGGAGACAAGATCGAATTCTATCAAGAAGTGTATAAATAA
- the pnuC gene encoding nicotinamide riboside transporter PnuC — protein MKNLSEKFETFSQDFKNVHQEAKKQGFVNIMKLLWKDLFVGRTAFQWIYLLLLSSVTFLLEWTNRTGQHDWLGLFASWTGIVCVILVAEGRASNYLFGAVNSAIYLVLALNKNFYGEVLTTLYFFIMQPIGLYVWLSNRINDQGKVEESHFEAKKLNLIEWMRYLALCAVIWIGMGFAYQSIHSARPFRDSITDATNGVGQLLMTRLYREQWIFWIATNVFSIYLWWDQSLHIQGMYWVYTLNSLVGWYQWTKALKKEVA, from the coding sequence ATGAAAAACCTATCTGAAAAATTCGAAACTTTTAGCCAAGACTTTAAAAATGTTCACCAAGAAGCGAAAAAGCAAGGCTTTGTCAATATTATGAAACTCCTATGGAAGGACCTTTTTGTAGGACGCACGGCCTTTCAATGGATCTATCTCCTGCTTCTTTCCAGCGTTACCTTCCTCTTGGAATGGACCAATCGTACAGGACAGCATGATTGGCTGGGACTGTTTGCCTCTTGGACAGGCATTGTCTGCGTCATCCTGGTTGCCGAAGGGCGTGCTAGTAACTACCTCTTTGGAGCAGTGAATTCAGCGATCTACCTCGTTTTAGCCCTCAATAAGAACTTCTACGGGGAAGTTCTGACAACACTTTATTTCTTCATCATGCAACCGATCGGTCTCTATGTTTGGCTCTCTAATCGGATCAATGATCAAGGTAAGGTCGAAGAATCTCACTTTGAAGCCAAGAAATTGAACTTGATTGAGTGGATGCGCTACTTGGCCTTGTGTGCTGTGATTTGGATTGGTATGGGCTTTGCGTATCAGAGCATCCATAGCGCTCGCCCTTTCCGCGATAGTATCACCGATGCGACCAATGGGGTCGGCCAGCTCCTAATGACCCGCCTTTACCGGGAGCAATGGATCTTCTGGATTGCGACCAACGTCTTTAGTATCTATCTCTGGTGGGATCAGAGTCTTCACATTCAAGGGATGTACTGGGTTTACACGCTCAATAGTTTAGTGGGCTGGTACCAATGGACCAAAGCCCTCAAGAAGGAGGTGGCTTAG
- a CDS encoding ECF transporter S component: protein MTLQRLTRISLLAALCVALRQAFAPFPNVQPISAIFFLLVMFEGYSFAFLVMMITMSVSAFFLGMSLIVFFQIVAFGCLMVIWRISYKWLPFVLQVLFVGLLSFAYGVLIDSVYALMYHIPWWTYALVNGFSFNLAHALSTIIFYPIIYQIFRRFYVEKNHF from the coding sequence ATGACGCTTCAGCGATTAACCCGTATTTCGCTTTTGGCGGCCCTTTGTGTCGCTCTACGTCAGGCTTTTGCCCCTTTTCCAAATGTCCAACCTATTTCGGCCATCTTTTTTCTATTGGTGATGTTTGAAGGGTATAGCTTTGCTTTTCTTGTGATGATGATCACCATGTCTGTCTCCGCCTTTTTCCTGGGGATGAGCCTGATTGTGTTCTTTCAGATTGTCGCCTTTGGCTGTTTGATGGTCATTTGGCGCATCAGTTACAAGTGGTTGCCTTTTGTCCTTCAGGTCCTTTTTGTGGGCCTACTGTCCTTTGCTTATGGGGTCTTGATCGATAGTGTTTATGCCTTGATGTACCATATTCCTTGGTGGACCTATGCTTTGGTCAATGGTTTTAGTTTTAACCTTGCCCATGCTCTATCGACGATCATTTTCTATCCCATTATCTATCAAATCTTTAGGAGATTTTATGTTGAAAAAAACCATTTCTAG